One window of Mucilaginibacter inviolabilis genomic DNA carries:
- a CDS encoding acyltransferase family protein, producing the protein MATSATASAGNADDINKASTRLFSLDALRGFDMFWIMGGEEIFHTLAKTTKSPFWEAIALQFTHPDWNGFHLYDLIFPLFLFMAGVSTPFSVGRELEKGKSKKQLTLRVIRRAAILVLLGIVYNNGLNIMPISQIRFASVLGRIGIAYMFANIIYIYSRERMQMVWFWVFIIGYWLLLKFTSAPGFPHGDLTMQGNFASYMDRLILPGKLYLGIHDPEGLFSTIPAISTGLLGILTGQLLKKTGLAQTRKVAIMAVTGVIFLIIAQIWNLDFPINKNLWTSSFVMQVGGLSLLLMALFYYVIDVLGYQKWAFFFRVIGMNSILIYISGHFIKWQFTSNAFFGWIGQLVGDPYNIVVMAVCFILVKWVFLYYLYQKKTFLRV; encoded by the coding sequence ATGGCCACTAGCGCAACCGCATCAGCAGGCAATGCCGATGATATCAATAAGGCATCAACCCGCTTATTTTCGTTAGACGCTCTGCGGGGCTTTGATATGTTTTGGATAATGGGCGGCGAGGAGATTTTTCATACCCTGGCCAAAACCACCAAATCGCCATTCTGGGAGGCCATAGCACTACAATTCACTCACCCCGACTGGAACGGTTTCCATCTGTACGACCTGATATTTCCACTATTTCTGTTCATGGCAGGTGTATCCACCCCATTCTCGGTAGGCCGCGAACTGGAAAAGGGTAAAAGTAAAAAACAATTAACCTTAAGAGTGATCAGAAGAGCTGCCATACTGGTGCTTCTTGGTATTGTTTATAATAATGGATTAAACATTATGCCTATATCGCAAATCCGTTTTGCCAGCGTGCTTGGCCGTATCGGCATTGCCTACATGTTTGCTAATATCATTTACATCTACAGCCGGGAACGGATGCAGATGGTATGGTTCTGGGTTTTTATTATTGGCTATTGGTTGCTGCTTAAATTCACCTCGGCACCGGGTTTCCCGCATGGCGATCTGACCATGCAGGGGAATTTTGCCTCGTATATGGATCGTTTGATATTACCTGGAAAACTGTATTTAGGCATTCATGATCCCGAAGGTTTATTCTCTACCATACCGGCCATCAGCACCGGCTTATTGGGTATATTAACCGGTCAGCTTCTGAAAAAAACAGGACTGGCCCAAACCCGTAAAGTAGCTATTATGGCGGTTACCGGGGTCATATTCCTGATCATAGCACAGATCTGGAACCTGGATTTTCCGATCAATAAAAATCTGTGGACAAGCTCATTTGTGATGCAGGTGGGCGGTTTGAGCTTGTTGTTGATGGCCCTGTTTTATTATGTGATTGATGTGCTGGGTTATCAAAAATGGGCCTTCTTTTTCAGGGTCATCGGCATGAACTCCATCCTCATCTATATTTCCGGACATTTTATCAAGTGGCAATTCACCAGCAATGCTTTTTTTGGCTGGATAGGGCAGTTGGTTGGTGATCCATACAATATTGTGGTGATGGCCGTTTGCTTTATCCTGGTGAAATGGGTTTTTCTATATTATTTGTACCAGAAGAAGACATTTTTGCGGGTGTGA
- a CDS encoding pseudouridine synthase — translation MLEIIYRDEHLIAINKPHGLLVHRSPIAADASEFALQLLRDQIGQKVNPAHRIDRKTGGILLFALDKPAEIAMQQQFMENQVHKKYLAIVRGHTPDQENIDYPLRKENGTLQDAFTQYTTVKRAELDVPLGKHPTSRYSLVEAVPTTGRMHQLRKHFSHIFHPIIGDRTHGCNKQNKLFKETWDMETMLLHASHLEFTHPVSGEAIQIDAGLQPEFKRVMQIMGW, via the coding sequence ATGTTAGAGATCATATACCGCGATGAACATCTTATCGCCATCAATAAACCACACGGATTGCTGGTACACCGGTCGCCCATAGCTGCCGATGCATCGGAGTTTGCCCTGCAATTGCTGCGCGATCAGATAGGTCAGAAGGTAAACCCTGCTCACCGTATCGACCGCAAAACTGGAGGGATATTGTTATTCGCCTTGGATAAACCTGCCGAAATTGCCATGCAGCAACAGTTTATGGAAAACCAGGTACACAAAAAATACCTGGCTATTGTTCGTGGTCATACCCCTGATCAGGAAAATATCGATTACCCACTGCGCAAAGAGAACGGTACTTTGCAAGATGCTTTTACCCAATATACTACCGTAAAGCGGGCCGAGCTGGATGTGCCTTTGGGCAAACATCCTACATCGCGCTATTCGCTGGTGGAGGCTGTGCCCACTACGGGGCGTATGCACCAGTTACGCAAGCATTTTAGTCATATTTTTCATCCCATTATAGGCGACCGTACCCACGGCTGTAACAAGCAGAACAAACTGTTTAAAGAAACCTGGGATATGGAAACCATGCTGCTGCACGCCTCGCACCTGGAATTTACCCATCCGGTTAGCGGCGAAGCCATACAAATTGATGCCGGTCTGCAGCCTGAATTTAAGCGGGTGATGCAAATTATGGGTTGGTAA